One window of Dama dama isolate Ldn47 chromosome 30, ASM3311817v1, whole genome shotgun sequence genomic DNA carries:
- the KCTD4 gene encoding BTB/POZ domain-containing protein KCTD4, with translation MERKINRREKEKDYEGKHNSLEDADQGKNCKSTLMTLNVGGYLYITQKQTLTKYPDTFLEGIVNGKILCPFDADGHYFIDRDGLLFRHVLNFLRNGELLLPEGFRENQLLAQEAEFFQLKGLAEEVKSRWEKEQLTPRETTFLEITDNHDRSQGLRIFCNAPDFISKIKSRIVLVSKSRLDGFPEEFSISSNIIQFKYFIKSENGTRLVLKEDNTFVCTLETLKFEAIMMALKCGFRLLTSLDCSKGSIVHSDALHFIK, from the coding sequence ATGGAGCGTAAaataaacagaagggaaaaagaaaaggactaTGAAGGGAAACACAACAGCCTGGAAGATGCTGACCAGGGAAAGAACTGCAAATCCACTCTGATGACCCTCAACGTTGGTGGATACTTATACATCACTCAGAAACAAACACTGACCAAGTACCCAGACACTTTCCTTGAAGGTATAGTCAACGGAAAAATTCTCTGCCCGTTTGATGCTGATGGTCATTATTTCATAGACAGGGATGGGCTCCTCTTCAGGCATGTTCTAAACTTCCTACGAAATGGAGAACTTCTACTGCCAGAAGGGTTTCGAGAAAATCAACTTCTTGCACAAGAAGCAGAATTCTTTCAGCTCAAGGGACTGGCGGAGGAAGTGAAGTCCAGGTGGGAAAAAGAACAGCTGACAcccagggagaccactttcttggAAATAACAGATAACCATGATCGCTCACAAGGACTGAGAATCTTCTGTAATGCTCCGGATttcatatcaaaaataaaatctcGCATTGTCCTGGTGTCCAAAAGCAGGCTGGATGGCTTTCCTGAGGAGTTTTCGATATCGTCAAATATCATTcagtttaaatatttcataaagtcTGAAAATGGCACTCGACTTGTACTGAAGGAAGACAACACCTTTGTCTGCACCTTGGAAACTCTTAAGTTTGAGGCCATAATGATGGCCTTAAAGTGTGGTTTTAGACTGCTGACAAGCCTGGACTGCTCCAAAGGGTCAATTGTTCACAGCGATGCACTTCATTTTATCAAGTAA